In one Suricata suricatta isolate VVHF042 chromosome 9, meerkat_22Aug2017_6uvM2_HiC, whole genome shotgun sequence genomic region, the following are encoded:
- the LOC115302277 gene encoding olfactory receptor 4F15-like, translating to MDGLNNSMVSEFVLLGLSSSWETKIFLTLIFSLIYLGIILGNLFIVFLVIFDSHLHSPMYFLLANLSFIDVGVASTTVPKMIRDLLNEYKTISFQSCMTQICFIHIMGGVEMVLLIAMAFDRYTAICKPLHYLSIMNPKVCVSFVIAGWVIGVIHAMSQFAFIINLPFCGPNKVDSFYCDFPRIIKLACTDGAKFEFIIAANSGFMSMGTFVLLILSYVFILVTVWKRSSGDLSKAFVTLSAHITVVVLFFTPCMFLYVWPFPTSSIDKYLFIADFAITPILNPIIYTLRNKDIKVAIKRLSKWGHYVKFC from the coding sequence ATGGATGGATTAAATAATTCTATGGTTTCTGAATTTGTGTTGCTGGGACTCTCTAGTTCTTGGGAAACTAAAATTTTTCTTACATTGATATTTTCCTTGATCTATTTAGGAATCATCCTGGGAAATCTCTTCATTGTCTTCTTGGTAATTTTTGATTCTCATTTGCATTCTCCTATGTACTTTCTACTGGCCAACCTATCTTTCATTGACGTGGGGGTTGCCTCTACCACTGTCCCCAAAATGATTAGAGACCTTCTAAATGAATACAAGACAATTTCTTTCCAAAGTTGTATGACACAGATATGCTTCATCCACATCATGGGTGGAGTGGAGATGGTGTTACTCATCGCCATGGCATTTGACAGGTACACAGCCATCTGTAAGCCTCTTCACTACCTGAGCATCATGAACCCTAAAGTATGTGTTTCATTTGTAATTGCTGGCTGGGTCATTGGAGTGATCCATGCTATGTCTCAGTTTGCTTTCATTATAAACTTGCCCTTTTGTGGTCCCAATAAAGTGGACAGCTTCTACTGTGACTTTCCCAGGATCATAAAACTCGCATGTACAGATGGAGCCAAGTTTGAGTTTATTATTGCTGCCAACAGTGGCTTCATGAGCATGGGCACCTTCGTCCTGCTGATCCTTTcctatgtctttattttggtCACTGTCTGGAAACGTTCTTCAGGAGACTTATCCAAGGCATTTGTCACTCTGTCAGCTCACATCACTGTGGTGGTTCTCTTTTTCACTCCATGCATGTTTCTATATGTATGGCCTTTCCCCACATCATCAATTGATAAATACCTGTTCATTGCTGACTTTGCTATCACCCCCATCTTAAATCCCATCATATATAccttaagaaataaagacataaaggtGGCCATAAAAAGGTTGAGCAAATGGGGACATTATGTCAAATTTTGCTGA
- the LOC115302279 gene encoding olfactory receptor 4F15-like, translated as MGGLNDSVVTEIVLLALSCSWEKKLFLILACSLLYLGVILGNLFILFLVIFDSHLHSPMYFLLANLSLIDVGLSSTTVPKIITDLLNEYTVISFQACMTQICFIHIMGGVEMVLLIAMAFDRCTAICKPLHYLSIMNPKLCVSFVITGWVTGVIHAMSQFLFVIKLPFCGPNKVDSFYCDFPKIIKLACTDAAKFEFIVTANSGFMSMGTFFLLILSYSFILITVWKRSSGELSKAFVTLSAHITVVFLFFTPCMFLYVWPSPPPSIDKNLFIVDFAITPVLNPAIYTLRNKDIKVSIKRLRKRISYFRFC; from the coding sequence ATGGGTGGACTAAATGACTCTGTGGTCACTGAGATTGTGTTACTGGCCCTTTCTTGTTCTTGGGAGAAAAAACTGTTTCTCATTTTGGCATGTTCTTTGCTGTATTTAGGGGTCATCTTAggaaacctttttattttgtttttggtcatTTTTGATTCTCACCTACATTCTCCCATGTACTTCCTGCTGGCCAACCTGTCCCTCATTGATGTGGGGCTTTCCTCTACCACAGTTCCCAAGATAATCACAGACCTCTTAAATGAATATACAGTAATTTCTTTCCAAGCCTGTATGACACAGATATGCTTCATCCACATCATGGGTGGAGTGGAGATGGTGTTACTCATCGCCATGGCATTTGACAGGTGCACAGCCATCTGTAAGCCTCTTCACTACCTGAGCATCATGAACCCTAAACTATGTGTTTCATTTGTAATCACTGGATGGGTAACTGGGGTGATCCATGCTAtgtctcaatttttatttgttataaagTTGCCCTTTTGTGGTCCTAATAAAGTGGACAGCTTTTACTGTGACTTTCCTAAGATCATAAAACTTGCGTGCACAGACGCAGCCAAGTTTGAGTTTATCGTTACTGCCAACAGTGGCTTCATGAGCATGGGCACCTTCTTTCTGCTAATCCTttcctattcattcattttgattacTGTCTGGAAACGCTCTTCAGGAGAATTATCCAAGGCATTTGTTACTTTGTCAGCTCACATtactgtggtttttttgtttttcacccCATGCATGTTTCTGTATGTCTGGCCTTCTCCCCCACCTTCTATTGATAAAAATCTGTTCATTGTGGACTTTGCTATCACTCCTGTCTTGAATCCTGCTATCTATACACtaagaaacaaagacataaaGGTATCTATAAAAAGACTGCGCAAAAGGATATCTTATTTCAGATTTTGTTGA